In Symmachiella dynata, the following are encoded in one genomic region:
- a CDS encoding DUF1549 domain-containing protein: MMQRKADFDIPSTLRRGCLTVVVLLGALSAARADDPLHVRIDRLIDETQIGPVAGDCTDAEFLRRVTLDLNGTIPTADEARAFLDDPSPDKRTALVDRALNRPRYARHLTTVLDVMLMERRRDTHVKSPEWHTYLHDSVVANKPFNQLAREILSADGVDDAMRPAAKFYLDRLGEPHLLTRDVGRIFFGRDMQCAQCHDHPLIDDYLQDDYYGIFAFLQRGTLFVDKKAKKSFFAETATGEAVFTSVFTAVKGETGPRLPGQLIIDDPAIPAAEAYTVKPAKDVRPVPKYSRRAALAKHATDGTNRVFNRNIANRLWAHMMGRGLVEPVDLHHPSNPPVHPELLELLADEFVAMNFDMRAFLRELALTKTYRRGFDMPAELAADSPDIESHLSRVTADHAQRAAAVAVLEKEVDTLLDGVLAAQEAMFDVESENTKAIAALAAVQKKSTAAAKTLADSKQKLSKQEQALKVLNEALTKADEVVRQFPKDAEFTAAAETYRKRVKTSTGEIAALKTLIEKQTVAAKAAAEKTVAPASAAKVAADKLAAATQQVEQLRKPYLQKLYAYRDARTLAKHREQQREHLNAIVAYRQSTEKQQALVAEIAAARNELTRVQTAALQAESEVETALAKVTTPQQRHTTALKNAQLIRAQHADKHKLARQVAEAATAGQAALAVLPEDADLKSSTGQLAELAAQLNNNLSPLTEQLKQAEAKVAEAAAVLKAAQQKLAAAQEKLQQAKQLTLDADAKLQAALQAQQTQTALVDNSFQDLTEQFAGRFATSALKPLTPEQLSWSIMQATGVVAQQSSAAVAKLDKKNPPAPPQRETLVEAKVNEKLKGNVRLFVKTFGAGGGQPQNEFFATVDQALFFTNGKKIQSWLNPAGGNLTDRLKKLKDPAACAEELYLAIFSRRPTEQEATDVVEYLQVDSETDQAAALQEIAWAMLTSAEFRFGH, from the coding sequence ATGATGCAGCGAAAAGCGGATTTTGACATTCCCTCGACTCTCCGACGCGGTTGTCTCACCGTGGTGGTTTTGTTGGGAGCGCTCTCCGCAGCCCGTGCCGATGATCCGCTGCATGTACGAATCGATCGGCTGATCGACGAAACGCAAATCGGCCCGGTTGCCGGGGATTGCACCGATGCCGAATTCTTGCGGCGGGTCACACTGGACCTCAACGGCACCATCCCGACCGCCGATGAAGCCCGTGCGTTTCTCGATGATCCCTCGCCCGACAAACGGACTGCCCTGGTGGACCGCGCACTAAACCGGCCACGTTACGCCCGGCATCTGACTACGGTGTTGGATGTGATGTTGATGGAACGTCGCCGCGATACGCATGTCAAATCGCCCGAATGGCACACGTACCTGCACGATTCGGTGGTCGCCAACAAGCCGTTCAATCAACTGGCCCGCGAAATTCTCAGTGCCGATGGCGTGGACGATGCGATGCGGCCGGCCGCCAAATTCTATCTGGACCGTCTGGGTGAACCGCATTTACTCACCCGCGATGTCGGACGCATTTTCTTCGGCCGCGACATGCAATGCGCGCAATGTCACGACCACCCGTTGATTGATGATTACTTGCAAGATGACTACTACGGCATTTTTGCGTTCCTCCAACGCGGCACGTTGTTCGTTGACAAAAAAGCCAAGAAATCGTTCTTCGCCGAAACAGCCACCGGCGAAGCGGTCTTTACGTCGGTATTCACTGCTGTGAAAGGCGAGACCGGTCCTCGGTTGCCGGGTCAATTGATCATCGACGACCCGGCCATTCCCGCTGCTGAGGCTTACACCGTCAAGCCGGCCAAAGATGTCCGCCCCGTCCCCAAATACAGCCGCCGCGCCGCCTTGGCGAAGCACGCAACCGACGGCACGAATCGTGTTTTCAATCGCAATATCGCCAATCGATTGTGGGCACACATGATGGGCCGTGGTTTAGTCGAACCAGTCGACCTGCATCACCCGAGCAATCCGCCTGTGCATCCCGAGTTGTTGGAACTGCTTGCCGACGAATTCGTCGCCATGAATTTTGACATGCGCGCATTTCTGCGGGAATTGGCTCTGACAAAAACGTATCGTCGCGGATTCGACATGCCGGCGGAATTGGCTGCTGACTCGCCGGACATTGAAAGTCATCTTTCCCGCGTCACAGCCGACCATGCCCAACGGGCCGCAGCTGTCGCTGTGTTGGAAAAAGAAGTCGACACCCTGCTCGATGGCGTACTGGCGGCACAGGAAGCGATGTTCGACGTCGAATCGGAAAACACCAAAGCCATCGCCGCTCTGGCCGCCGTCCAAAAAAAGAGCACCGCCGCTGCAAAAACCTTGGCAGATTCGAAGCAAAAGCTGTCAAAACAAGAACAAGCGCTCAAAGTGCTCAACGAGGCTTTGACCAAAGCGGATGAAGTGGTCAGACAATTCCCCAAAGATGCCGAATTCACGGCTGCCGCTGAAACCTATCGCAAACGCGTAAAAACATCGACCGGCGAAATTGCGGCGCTCAAAACACTCATCGAGAAACAAACCGTTGCCGCAAAGGCCGCCGCGGAAAAAACGGTCGCACCAGCCAGTGCCGCCAAAGTCGCTGCGGATAAACTGGCAGCGGCAACACAGCAGGTCGAGCAACTTCGCAAGCCGTACTTGCAAAAACTCTATGCCTATCGTGACGCACGCACACTCGCCAAACATCGCGAGCAACAACGGGAGCATCTCAACGCTATCGTGGCCTATCGCCAATCGACTGAGAAACAACAGGCACTGGTCGCCGAGATTGCCGCTGCACGCAATGAATTGACCCGCGTGCAAACGGCGGCCCTCCAAGCCGAGTCGGAGGTTGAAACCGCTCTGGCCAAGGTAACCACGCCGCAGCAACGACATACCACGGCCTTAAAGAATGCGCAGCTGATTCGTGCGCAGCATGCCGACAAACACAAACTCGCCCGGCAGGTCGCCGAAGCGGCCACAGCCGGACAGGCAGCGTTGGCTGTGCTCCCCGAAGACGCAGACCTCAAGTCTAGCACTGGGCAATTGGCAGAATTGGCCGCACAATTAAACAACAATCTATCGCCGCTCACCGAGCAACTCAAACAGGCCGAAGCCAAGGTCGCCGAAGCCGCCGCCGTATTGAAAGCCGCACAACAAAAACTGGCAGCGGCGCAGGAAAAACTGCAACAGGCCAAACAGCTCACTCTCGATGCGGACGCAAAACTACAAGCCGCTCTCCAGGCCCAGCAAACGCAAACCGCACTGGTCGACAATAGTTTCCAGGATCTGACCGAACAATTCGCAGGCCGGTTCGCAACCAGCGCGCTGAAGCCGCTGACGCCGGAACAATTGTCCTGGAGCATCATGCAGGCAACAGGAGTCGTCGCGCAACAATCCTCCGCAGCTGTCGCAAAATTAGATAAAAAGAATCCACCCGCCCCGCCGCAACGAGAAACATTGGTGGAAGCCAAAGTGAATGAGAAACTAAAAGGCAATGTTCGTCTGTTCGTAAAAACCTTTGGCGCCGGTGGCGGACAGCCACAGAACGAGTTTTTCGCCACGGTCGACCAAGCCCTGTTTTTCACCAACGGCAAAAAAATTCAAAGTTGGCTGAACCCCGCCGGCGGTAATTTGACGGATCGGCTTAAAAAATTAAAAGACCCCGCGGCCTGCGCCGAGGAACTCTACTTAGCAATTTTCAGCCGACGACCGACCGAGCAAGAGGCGACTGATGTGGTCGAGTACCTTCAGGTCGACTCGGAAACAGACCAGGCAGCCGCCCTTCAGGAAATTGCCTGGGCGATGCTGACATCGGCAGAATTTCGTTTTGGACATTAA
- a CDS encoding serine/threonine-protein kinase, whose product MDSPSSPSPNEPIDSATDVENNTEVEANTNTGSEAWTLLAGHVEGFVAAWDGENAPPSISDFLPDTAGPLRRLALLEAIKIDLEYRWLHHSLPRKVEEYLTEFPDLSDEGFPCDLVYEEFHIRKQAGEDVDPQEYFERFPQQVELIGRHLGIDTPYTPTALFQPKAADKLLEIQAGDRLEDFDLLATLGKGAFATVFLARQISMHRMVALKISADQGAEPQTLAQFDHENIVRVYDQRALPDAGLRLLYMQCVRGGTLHPVVNHVQETPAEKRTGRLLLKAVDRALDDHGEAAPAESSLRKRLAGMRWPEVICWIGSRLADALDYAHRRGVLHRDIKPANVLLTGEGAPKLADFNVSFSSAVSDVTPAAYFGGSLPYMSPEQLEAFHPGHVREAASLDERSDIYSLGVVLWELLTGYRPFRDGHLEEGWTATLDQMIDRRRAGVGEEALKTLPSKIPHGLKTVLLSCLAADPQARPQSGHELAQQLELCLQPRLQDILNPPERGWQRWVLAYPMVALILAAFVPNLLAARFNFVVNNVDIMPLIEAASPLARPTFEKLVMWINGIAFPLGLGLTGYLAFPVFKTIRERGRGVKHSVEQLAQMRNRSLELGHYAACIGILLWTIAGIAYPICFRIVVGSNMPLRVYPHFIASLSISGLIAASYPFLVVTFFTIRAYYPALLTLDQLPRQNFERLSRLGRRTRIYFVLSVLIIFVSILILVAIDTKAKFAVSLLCVAGIVGSYLAFLLYRAIQGDLAVLSIPAIQSGESGDIHSESVEALASGTWNP is encoded by the coding sequence GTGGACAGTCCGTCATCGCCATCGCCGAACGAACCGATAGACTCCGCTACCGATGTGGAGAACAACACAGAAGTCGAGGCCAATACAAACACCGGCAGCGAAGCTTGGACGTTATTGGCCGGGCATGTCGAGGGATTTGTCGCAGCCTGGGATGGAGAAAACGCGCCCCCTTCGATCAGTGATTTCCTTCCCGATACTGCAGGGCCGCTGCGTCGGCTGGCGCTGTTGGAAGCAATCAAGATCGACTTAGAGTACCGCTGGTTGCATCACAGTCTGCCGCGTAAGGTCGAGGAATACCTGACGGAGTTTCCCGACTTGTCCGACGAAGGGTTTCCCTGTGATCTGGTTTACGAAGAATTTCATATTCGCAAACAGGCCGGCGAAGACGTCGATCCGCAGGAGTATTTCGAGCGTTTTCCCCAACAGGTGGAGTTGATCGGCCGACATTTGGGGATTGATACGCCCTATACGCCGACGGCGCTGTTTCAGCCCAAGGCGGCGGACAAACTTTTGGAGATTCAAGCGGGGGACCGTCTGGAGGATTTTGATCTGCTGGCGACGCTGGGCAAGGGAGCGTTTGCCACCGTGTTTCTGGCCCGCCAGATTTCGATGCATCGCATGGTCGCCTTGAAAATCTCAGCCGACCAGGGAGCCGAACCGCAGACGCTGGCGCAATTCGACCACGAAAACATCGTCCGCGTCTACGATCAACGAGCATTGCCCGATGCGGGTTTGCGGCTGCTGTATATGCAATGTGTTCGCGGCGGAACCTTGCACCCCGTCGTCAATCACGTACAGGAAACACCTGCTGAGAAACGGACGGGGCGATTGTTACTCAAGGCGGTTGATCGCGCGTTGGATGATCATGGAGAAGCGGCACCGGCTGAATCGTCGCTACGCAAACGGCTGGCTGGCATGCGTTGGCCGGAGGTCATTTGTTGGATCGGCAGCCGCTTGGCCGATGCGCTGGATTATGCTCATCGTCGCGGCGTATTGCATCGCGATATCAAACCAGCCAACGTGTTGCTCACCGGCGAGGGGGCACCCAAACTGGCCGACTTCAACGTCAGTTTCAGTTCCGCCGTTTCCGATGTAACACCCGCCGCCTACTTTGGTGGCAGTCTGCCCTACATGTCACCCGAACAACTCGAAGCCTTCCATCCCGGTCACGTTCGCGAAGCCGCGTCGCTGGACGAACGGAGCGATATTTATTCGTTGGGGGTCGTGTTGTGGGAACTCTTGACCGGGTACCGACCGTTTCGCGACGGGCACTTGGAAGAGGGGTGGACGGCAACACTGGATCAAATGATCGACCGCCGTCGCGCGGGCGTGGGCGAAGAAGCCCTCAAGACGCTGCCTAGCAAAATCCCGCACGGTTTGAAGACCGTGTTGCTCTCCTGTCTCGCCGCCGATCCACAGGCCCGCCCGCAATCGGGCCATGAACTGGCGCAACAACTCGAGTTGTGTTTGCAGCCCCGGTTGCAGGATATTCTCAATCCCCCCGAACGGGGATGGCAACGTTGGGTGTTGGCGTATCCAATGGTCGCGCTGATTCTGGCGGCATTTGTTCCCAACCTCTTGGCGGCGCGTTTTAACTTTGTCGTTAACAACGTGGATATCATGCCGTTGATCGAGGCCGCTTCGCCGTTGGCCCGGCCCACGTTTGAGAAACTGGTGATGTGGATCAACGGCATCGCTTTTCCGCTCGGCCTGGGTTTGACGGGCTATTTAGCATTTCCCGTATTCAAAACTATTCGTGAGCGCGGTCGCGGCGTGAAGCACAGCGTGGAACAACTGGCGCAGATGCGCAACCGGTCTTTAGAACTGGGGCACTATGCCGCCTGCATCGGAATTCTATTATGGACGATCGCTGGGATCGCTTATCCAATTTGTTTTCGCATCGTGGTCGGCAGTAATATGCCATTGCGAGTCTATCCGCATTTTATCGCGTCCTTGTCGATTAGCGGATTGATAGCGGCTTCCTATCCGTTTTTGGTGGTGACGTTTTTTACGATCCGCGCTTATTACCCCGCCCTATTAACGCTCGATCAATTGCCGCGGCAAAACTTCGAACGGCTGTCCCGCCTGGGGCGTCGCACGCGGATTTATTTCGTGCTGTCGGTGTTGATCATTTTTGTCTCGATTTTAATTTTGGTGGCCATCGATACAAAAGCCAAATTCGCCGTCTCCTTATTGTGCGTCGCCGGAATCGTCGGTTCCTATTTAGCATTTCTACTCTATCGCGCCATCCAAGGAGACTTAGCCGTCCTCTCCATCCCAGCAATCCAATCGGGCGAGTCAGGTGACATCCACAGCGAATCGGTCGAAGCCCTTGCCTCCGGCACATGGAATCCATGA
- a CDS encoding SDR family NAD(P)-dependent oxidoreductase: MNFSVDLKNHVAVVTGGASGIGRACAVLLAEQGAKVFVADYDPLDANESQFADLGIEHRRCDVRAVDELQQVIDEAATAGPLKVLVNNAGIGMVKQIDDVSEEDWDACLDTNFKAAFFGCKFAIPHMRAAGGGAIVNVSSNAGLLPRAHDPVYSISKGALISLTKSLALCHAADRVRINAVCPGPVGQTRMMEADLQATGDREAMAQKFIDASPLAKAYNRLTDPREIAMSVLYLVSDAATMVTGTAVGIDGGKSLGVPPK; this comes from the coding sequence ATGAATTTCTCTGTCGACCTAAAAAATCATGTCGCCGTTGTGACCGGTGGCGCTAGCGGCATTGGCCGCGCGTGTGCCGTCTTGCTGGCTGAACAGGGAGCCAAGGTGTTTGTCGCCGACTACGATCCGCTGGATGCCAACGAATCGCAATTCGCCGATCTGGGCATCGAGCATCGCCGTTGCGACGTCCGCGCAGTCGACGAGTTACAGCAAGTCATCGACGAAGCTGCCACGGCTGGTCCACTGAAAGTTCTCGTCAACAATGCCGGCATCGGTATGGTGAAGCAGATCGACGACGTCAGCGAAGAGGACTGGGATGCTTGCCTGGATACGAACTTCAAAGCCGCATTTTTTGGTTGCAAATTTGCGATTCCCCACATGCGCGCGGCCGGAGGGGGAGCCATCGTGAATGTCTCCAGCAATGCCGGCTTGCTGCCGCGGGCACACGATCCGGTCTATTCGATCAGCAAAGGGGCTTTGATTTCCTTGACCAAAAGCTTGGCCCTGTGCCATGCGGCGGATCGCGTGCGAATCAATGCCGTCTGCCCCGGCCCGGTCGGTCAAACACGCATGATGGAAGCGGACCTACAAGCGACCGGGGATCGGGAAGCGATGGCGCAAAAATTTATCGATGCCAGCCCCTTGGCTAAAGCCTACAACCGACTGACCGACCCGCGCGAAATCGCCATGAGCGTCCTGTATCTGGTCAGCGATGCCGCCACCATGGTCACCGGCACAGCTGTCGGGATCGATGGCGGGAAATCGCTGGGCGTTCCACCGAAATAG
- the epmA gene encoding EF-P lysine aminoacylase EpmA produces the protein MTADFLPTADLRLLIYRAELLRRLRETFNNHGYWEVETPLLSQESVVDAHLDPFVVEQRYFLQTSPELGMKRLLTAGADAIFQITRAFRRGEQGRLHNPEFTMAEWYRSGDTYHDQMDFVEQLIRAVAVDSAENSGLHLTDTPFPCRTFDEVFRDILGCGVKDKSCEELRLLATERQLTIPETLAADDRDGWLNLLLAELVEPHLGRQGPEFVYDYPASQAALARLDPADPLVAQRFELYINGLEICNGYDELTDADELRQRIESESAKRTREGLPLLPEPQRLLAAMEHGLPNCSGVALGFDRLMMVLTGSDNIAEVTAFPITRA, from the coding sequence ATGACTGCCGATTTTTTACCCACCGCTGATTTACGGCTCTTAATATATCGTGCGGAGTTACTGCGCCGTCTGCGAGAAACGTTCAACAACCACGGGTACTGGGAAGTGGAGACGCCGCTCCTCTCGCAAGAATCGGTCGTCGATGCGCACCTCGATCCGTTTGTGGTCGAACAACGGTATTTCTTACAGACATCTCCCGAATTGGGAATGAAGCGGCTGCTAACGGCCGGAGCGGACGCGATTTTTCAAATCACCCGCGCCTTCCGTCGCGGCGAACAAGGGCGGCTACACAATCCTGAATTCACGATGGCCGAATGGTACCGCAGCGGGGACACGTACCATGACCAAATGGATTTTGTCGAGCAATTGATCCGCGCCGTCGCCGTCGATTCTGCTGAAAACTCCGGACTGCATCTCACCGACACGCCCTTCCCCTGCCGCACATTTGATGAAGTCTTTCGTGACATCTTGGGCTGTGGCGTAAAAGACAAAAGCTGTGAAGAGCTGCGACTGCTTGCGACTGAAAGGCAATTGACGATTCCGGAAACACTCGCCGCCGATGACCGTGATGGCTGGTTGAACCTCTTGCTCGCTGAACTTGTCGAACCGCACCTGGGTCGGCAAGGGCCGGAATTTGTTTACGATTATCCCGCCAGCCAAGCCGCATTGGCCCGGCTCGATCCTGCTGACCCACTGGTCGCGCAGCGGTTTGAACTGTATATCAACGGTTTAGAAATCTGTAACGGGTACGATGAACTGACCGACGCCGACGAACTGCGGCAACGCATCGAAAGCGAATCGGCAAAACGAACACGCGAGGGTTTACCGCTGTTGCCCGAACCACAACGGCTGCTGGCAGCAATGGAACACGGGTTGCCGAACTGCTCCGGCGTCGCACTCGGGTTCGACCGGTTGATGATGGTCTTGACCGGCTCAGACAACATCGCCGAGGTGACCGCCTTTCCAATCACTCGCGCTTAA
- the xerD gene encoding site-specific tyrosine recombinase XerD, with the protein MPPRKKPRSAAAVAATGGQNPAQYLTSFLQYLEVECGMSANTLSAYRSDLVQFFTWYATQRTVRVADVDLKLLTGYLQHLNERQLAPTTVSRHLVAIKMFFRYLVLEGILLQNVVDLLNSPKLWQYLPTVLSPGMVDKLLAAPQAEFDRYPRRDRALLALLYATGCRASEVSDLTLSDLHLDENFARCVGKGNKERIVSLNPLTVAAIQTYLEQERPELAQFRDADWLFMSRSGGGLSRISIWRLVKRYAARIGASQRVSPHTLRHSFATHLLAGGADIRAVQELLGHASISTTQIYTQVEHSRLKAVHRACHPRG; encoded by the coding sequence ATGCCACCACGTAAAAAACCACGTAGTGCGGCGGCGGTGGCGGCGACGGGTGGGCAAAATCCGGCGCAGTATCTCACTTCGTTTTTGCAATACCTCGAAGTCGAATGCGGCATGTCGGCCAACACACTGAGTGCTTACCGTTCGGATTTGGTCCAGTTCTTTACCTGGTACGCGACACAACGGACCGTGCGAGTTGCGGATGTCGATCTCAAATTGCTGACCGGTTATCTGCAACATCTCAATGAACGGCAATTGGCCCCCACGACCGTGTCGCGACACTTGGTGGCGATCAAAATGTTCTTCCGCTATTTGGTGTTGGAAGGCATTTTGTTGCAAAACGTGGTCGACCTGCTCAACTCGCCCAAGTTGTGGCAGTACTTGCCGACGGTGCTTAGCCCCGGCATGGTCGACAAATTGCTGGCAGCGCCACAGGCTGAATTCGACCGGTACCCTCGACGGGATCGCGCGTTGTTGGCACTCTTGTACGCCACCGGTTGCCGGGCTTCGGAGGTCTCTGATTTAACGCTATCCGACTTGCATTTGGATGAGAACTTTGCTCGCTGCGTCGGCAAGGGAAATAAGGAACGGATCGTGTCGCTCAATCCGCTCACCGTGGCTGCGATTCAAACCTATTTGGAACAGGAACGCCCCGAACTGGCCCAGTTTCGTGATGCGGATTGGCTGTTCATGTCGCGGAGCGGCGGGGGACTGTCGCGGATTTCCATTTGGCGATTGGTGAAACGCTATGCCGCACGGATTGGCGCCAGCCAGCGGGTCAGTCCACACACACTGCGGCACAGTTTTGCCACACATCTGTTGGCCGGCGGCGCGGATATTCGCGCGGTGCAAGAACTGTTGGGGCATGCCAGCATTTCGACAACGCAGATCTATACGCAAGTCGAGCACAGTCGTCTCAAAGCAGTCCACCGTGCCTGTCATCCCCGCGGCTAA
- a CDS encoding ExbD/TolR family protein, whose translation MRFSKQRSGYRRIEAQMAPMIDVVFLLLIFFMLTLKVVSSEGDFSINMPIGAPAPSNDDLPMLPIKVRLTADEKGQLAGVSLNNQQLGNTDVAFERLNTEILRLIGKPGNPLTKDMEVEIDADFGLHYRYTVQAISACTGKMNSNGQPVKYIEKIKFSQPRKPE comes from the coding sequence ATGCGATTTTCTAAACAGCGCAGCGGTTATCGCCGCATTGAAGCCCAGATGGCGCCGATGATCGACGTGGTGTTTCTGTTGCTGATATTCTTCATGTTGACGTTGAAAGTCGTTTCCTCCGAGGGAGACTTCAGCATCAATATGCCGATTGGTGCTCCCGCCCCGTCGAATGACGATCTCCCCATGCTGCCCATCAAGGTTCGTCTGACGGCCGACGAAAAAGGGCAACTGGCCGGAGTCTCGTTGAACAACCAACAATTGGGAAACACGGATGTCGCCTTTGAACGGCTCAACACCGAAATTCTCAGGCTCATCGGCAAACCGGGCAATCCGCTGACCAAAGACATGGAGGTCGAGATCGACGCCGATTTCGGATTGCACTATCGCTACACTGTTCAAGCGATCAGCGCCTGCACCGGCAAAATGAACTCCAATGGCCAACCGGTGAAATACATCGAGAAAATCAAATTCTCGCAACCCCGCAAACCGGAATGA
- a CDS encoding ExbD/TolR family protein — protein MRFHKHDPFLSEADMTPMIDVVFQLIAFFMVIINFEATQADERVKLPSSDLARPTKVKPDQELVLNIGFVRDADGTPLDPEPFVFYAGDEKIRISDMAAKLNLEAEFFQRKNKVANDSIKTTVIIRADAEVPTGMIQELIKLCREAKFEKFHLKAKSEEP, from the coding sequence ATGCGATTCCATAAACACGATCCTTTTTTGTCTGAAGCGGACATGACGCCGATGATCGACGTCGTGTTTCAGTTGATCGCGTTTTTTATGGTGATCATCAACTTCGAGGCGACTCAGGCGGACGAGCGGGTCAAACTCCCCAGTAGCGACCTGGCCCGTCCGACAAAGGTCAAGCCCGACCAGGAACTGGTGCTCAATATCGGTTTTGTACGGGATGCGGATGGTACCCCGCTCGATCCTGAACCGTTTGTGTTCTATGCCGGTGACGAAAAAATTCGCATCTCCGACATGGCGGCGAAATTGAATCTCGAAGCGGAGTTCTTTCAACGCAAAAACAAAGTTGCCAACGACAGCATCAAAACAACCGTGATCATCCGCGCCGACGCCGAAGTCCCCACGGGAATGATTCAAGAATTGATTAAATTGTGTCGCGAAGCCAAGTTCGAAAAATTTCACCTCAAGGCCAAGTCGGAAGAGCCTTGA
- a CDS encoding MotA/TolQ/ExbB proton channel family protein: MLNRFGMPGGRIRFGSWLVLSAILLGFAAADLPGIGPASVQAQADPAAANDNAPPAAAPAPAAAEPAAAETAAPAKKSGDRSLLFWMIEASGVFGLILLLLSFVMVALSVMNALQIRRDIFIPPAFVETFEQQIAKKDYQTAYDTARNDDSYLARVMTAGLGKISRGQKEAMEGMQEAGEQEAMEIEHKLSFLALIGSIAPMFGLMGTVYGMIASFRVIANSETSPKPAQLAEGISTALFTTLEGLIVAIPAMVAYLVLRNRLARLSSEVGMVSESLITQLTPSRKSSGGSSQASKE, encoded by the coding sequence ATGTTGAACCGCTTTGGTATGCCAGGTGGCCGGATTCGCTTTGGGTCGTGGTTGGTACTTTCCGCCATTTTGCTTGGCTTTGCGGCCGCCGACCTTCCGGGAATCGGCCCCGCCTCGGTTCAGGCTCAGGCGGATCCCGCGGCTGCCAACGATAACGCCCCCCCTGCCGCTGCTCCCGCTCCCGCCGCCGCAGAGCCGGCCGCAGCTGAAACGGCTGCTCCCGCCAAGAAATCAGGCGATCGCAGCTTGCTGTTTTGGATGATCGAAGCTTCGGGAGTCTTTGGTCTAATCCTATTGCTGCTCTCGTTCGTGATGGTGGCCTTGTCGGTGATGAATGCGCTACAAATCCGCCGCGACATTTTCATCCCCCCCGCCTTCGTCGAAACGTTCGAACAGCAGATCGCGAAAAAAGACTATCAAACGGCCTATGACACAGCTCGCAACGACGACTCCTATCTCGCACGAGTGATGACGGCCGGGTTGGGGAAAATCAGCCGGGGACAAAAAGAAGCCATGGAAGGCATGCAAGAAGCTGGCGAGCAAGAAGCGATGGAAATCGAACACAAGCTAAGCTTTTTGGCGTTGATCGGTTCAATCGCTCCCATGTTCGGACTGATGGGAACGGTCTACGGTATGATCGCCTCCTTCCGCGTGATCGCCAACAGCGAAACCAGTCCCAAACCGGCGCAACTGGCCGAAGGGATTTCGACGGCGTTGTTCACCACACTCGAAGGGTTGATTGTGGCAATCCCCGCCATGGTGGCTTATCTGGTACTTCGCAACCGCTTGGCTCGGTTGTCGAGCGAAGTCGGCATGGTGAGCGAAAGTTTAATCACCCAGTTGACCCCTTCACGAAAATCGTCGGGCGGATCCTCACAAGCGTCTAAGGAGTAG